From Bifidobacterium longum subsp. longum JCM 1217, one genomic window encodes:
- a CDS encoding PD-(D/E)XK nuclease family protein encodes MSDELLMTFDMGAGVARARLARPSHASFSALDKWMSCPARWAAEKLMPKPRLWGSPLVLGGIAHAALELACRTPDRVAPDWRALCARGVGVEYERWRARGWGDEPIPPGVAMPDGSPATQDDWVGAAAAKLSGFVLTDALGRVLEPAALEQDLEADVDGIPLRGAVDYRDVDGTVVDWKTGGTPKYRDARRRHADQLRLYRLMLEANGVCEVRAARDVYVEHHAWAAADLSDAACTDTVSRFHHAWDGIVRATGADGDGVLPLRPSGLCAWCPVARACPLARIIPSGRRDALSSVGPDDPRVGFAGTHTGGWNHVGKEPVMLDLFGLDAPVAEAKPSGPEGEAVARPRAGLPAPAPDPWETPQGRETMDRWMGSGPGEDPWNPTPKPEPVASGTEPATDPEAKPEPVPEQAPESAASEPEPVPEVTLAERRPYDPSWSEHGFNVAGYGFTQLTLTFARAGLLADGHTERIRPIALELLRVQWAAARKAYGPIVPDVPGLAEGRPERAALFAWLDSTLARDVERVIRLILDHDGDGEGTLDARLERIRAAGRLAALMLAESTRMLRGDA; translated from the coding sequence ATGAGTGATGAACTGTTGATGACGTTCGATATGGGGGCGGGTGTCGCCCGTGCGCGTCTGGCGCGTCCCTCGCACGCGTCGTTCAGCGCGTTGGACAAGTGGATGTCGTGCCCGGCGCGTTGGGCGGCGGAGAAGCTGATGCCGAAGCCCCGTCTGTGGGGCAGTCCGCTCGTCCTGGGCGGCATCGCGCACGCCGCGTTGGAGCTTGCCTGCCGTACGCCGGATCGTGTCGCCCCGGATTGGCGGGCCCTGTGCGCCAGGGGCGTCGGCGTGGAGTACGAGCGGTGGAGGGCGCGGGGTTGGGGCGATGAGCCGATCCCGCCCGGCGTGGCGATGCCGGACGGTTCGCCCGCCACGCAGGATGATTGGGTGGGGGCCGCGGCGGCGAAGCTGTCGGGGTTCGTTTTGACGGACGCGTTGGGCCGCGTGTTGGAGCCGGCCGCGTTGGAGCAGGATCTGGAGGCGGATGTCGACGGCATCCCGTTGCGTGGCGCCGTGGACTATCGTGACGTGGACGGCACGGTGGTGGATTGGAAGACGGGCGGCACGCCGAAGTACCGTGACGCCCGCCGGCGGCATGCGGACCAGCTGCGCCTGTACCGGCTGATGCTGGAGGCGAACGGCGTGTGCGAGGTGCGTGCGGCGCGTGACGTGTATGTGGAGCATCATGCGTGGGCGGCCGCGGACCTGTCGGATGCGGCGTGCACGGACACCGTGTCCCGTTTCCATCATGCGTGGGACGGGATTGTGCGCGCGACGGGCGCGGACGGGGACGGCGTCCTGCCGTTGAGGCCGTCGGGCCTGTGCGCCTGGTGTCCGGTGGCGCGCGCCTGCCCGCTGGCCCGGATCATACCGTCGGGCCGGCGGGACGCCTTGTCGAGCGTCGGTCCGGACGATCCGCGCGTCGGGTTCGCGGGGACGCATACCGGCGGTTGGAATCATGTGGGAAAGGAGCCCGTCATGCTTGATCTGTTCGGATTGGACGCCCCCGTCGCGGAGGCGAAGCCCTCGGGGCCGGAGGGGGAGGCCGTGGCGCGTCCTCGCGCGGGCCTGCCCGCCCCGGCGCCGGATCCGTGGGAGACGCCGCAGGGGCGTGAGACGATGGACCGGTGGATGGGTTCGGGTCCGGGCGAGGATCCGTGGAATCCGACGCCGAAGCCGGAACCCGTCGCATCCGGGACGGAACCCGCGACGGATCCGGAGGCGAAGCCGGAACCCGTGCCGGAACAGGCGCCGGAATCCGCCGCATCCGAGCCGGAGCCCGTGCCGGAGGTGACGCTCGCGGAGCGCAGGCCGTACGACCCGTCCTGGTCGGAACACGGGTTCAACGTCGCCGGATACGGGTTCACGCAGCTGACGCTCACGTTCGCCCGCGCCGGCCTGCTCGCCGACGGGCATACGGAACGCATCCGCCCGATCGCGCTGGAACTGCTGCGCGTCCAATGGGCGGCGGCGCGCAAGGCGTACGGGCCGATCGTGCCCGACGTGCCCGGACTGGCCGAAGGCCGGCCGGAACGGGCCGCCCTGTTCGCGTGGCTGGACTCCACGCTCGCCCGCGACGTGGAACGCGTGATCCGCCTCATCCTCGACCATGACGGGGACGGGGAGGGGACGCTGGACGCCCGGCTGGAACGCATCCGCGCCGCGGGACGCCTCGCGGCCCTCATGCTCGCCGAATCCACGCGCATGCTGCGCGGGGACGCATAG
- a CDS encoding FtsK/SpoIIIE domain-containing protein, with translation MAYRRNGRSRPKTKRDEPSSPHAFVRVLTLVVALMLTAFRLPGMTVWCLGWLAARLTARRPVLSGKGLDGRPAPGDERERRMEASWRRASRWLDGGLSPLYADAMPAMAIACLDYGWISSASGTWRPIMAGADMLACWLAVMGVGQQRRDMTCTVRGLDSNMRRMRVRWARKRLPWILTGLGAGLVLGVLQSAWTGVWWPMPMLMCLGAAAPMWPAWRANRKRFHTDYESRLMVGRWIAGLNKPPFDALPGGAHDTRVGADGSRVFQLDVSNAVQWANDSTMKTFTPVTQADGMLAGFAFMGRDRTRVTVAVCPADAPDPADLLADRTMLEARLMVDETRMGAMYGAFPGRVTDVRIVASRDGRPAVRSFRIDGSNADWDMISRDWLKGAAPGAFGDWMNTENILVTADPGGGHGWVSVDADWDSYEWDVETMRPLMSDTLTRRHDDPVRYMRLIGEDKRLKSIMSGGLEPVKLPAPETIFHDNTEIIADPAGWRITSYAMAIGRAYTAADYMRSNLRGAFSESPIADFLPWLEGDRPRSRLLQFVHAPNTDDNRGMPDTLRALTGDSRARSLLARVIVSHACALALKTPPTVGAASQLGVGANSAWRIPIRLEGGLTASDLRRVQERLKSAMGADETLWEWRDQGHAILWAGGVPSMDARDWRSRRDMDRMIRLRLDEAWAASKATGADGRPVTTLRVEDGGGRLVKASFALPAGLGVEGAMGRLDAFRATGGFMYARRVRGDAPLTLLLSRMDPLPERVMADWRLMGADPDSTGLPFAVGDDGRTVLFDPHDTAHLLITGQTMSGKTSAAVTLVNAALLHGWQAFVGDPVKSGNDFAPVKGKLSGFATGLDECAAMLDWIDREGRRRLALQKEHGAENIDMLPAGIRPPRIIVFLDEFVSLLELSKGVKRNPTGDPDVDNMIMMDAWRDRLKRRIGASVSHILTQHRSQGITMILGSQMMKAESMDALPDAGLAKSQMGRLFVGAGDVRGNVSARNEREGGPADPSGHGFGRHAERQGRVRAHGARPADGAMLVVRSERGRAGPHGGRAGRDAGRLVGSAAGQTEAGGRRRPIVGRGRGYDGERRRGPGRR, from the coding sequence ATGGCATACCGTCGGAACGGCCGGTCGCGGCCGAAAACGAAACGGGACGAACCGTCCAGCCCGCACGCGTTCGTCCGTGTCCTCACGCTCGTCGTCGCGCTCATGCTGACCGCGTTCCGTCTGCCGGGCATGACCGTCTGGTGTCTGGGCTGGCTGGCGGCCCGTCTGACGGCCCGGCGTCCCGTCCTGTCCGGCAAGGGTCTGGACGGCCGGCCGGCGCCCGGGGACGAGAGGGAGCGGCGCATGGAGGCGTCATGGCGTCGCGCCTCCCGTTGGCTCGACGGCGGGCTGTCTCCCCTGTATGCGGACGCGATGCCCGCCATGGCGATCGCATGCCTCGACTACGGGTGGATATCGTCCGCGTCCGGCACGTGGCGTCCGATCATGGCGGGCGCGGACATGCTGGCCTGCTGGCTGGCCGTCATGGGCGTCGGCCAGCAGCGCCGCGACATGACCTGCACCGTGCGCGGCCTGGATTCGAACATGCGGCGCATGCGCGTCAGATGGGCGAGGAAACGGCTGCCGTGGATACTCACGGGACTGGGCGCGGGACTCGTTCTCGGCGTCCTCCAATCCGCGTGGACGGGCGTCTGGTGGCCCATGCCCATGCTCATGTGCCTGGGCGCCGCCGCCCCCATGTGGCCCGCATGGCGGGCGAACCGGAAACGCTTCCATACGGATTATGAGAGCCGCCTCATGGTCGGCCGGTGGATCGCGGGCCTGAACAAGCCGCCGTTCGACGCGCTGCCCGGCGGCGCGCACGACACGCGTGTCGGCGCGGACGGGTCGCGCGTCTTCCAACTGGACGTGTCGAACGCCGTCCAATGGGCGAACGATTCGACCATGAAGACGTTCACGCCCGTCACCCAGGCGGACGGCATGCTTGCGGGCTTCGCGTTCATGGGGCGCGACAGGACGCGGGTCACGGTCGCCGTCTGCCCCGCGGACGCGCCCGACCCGGCGGACCTGCTCGCCGACCGGACGATGCTCGAAGCGCGCCTCATGGTCGACGAGACGCGCATGGGCGCCATGTACGGCGCGTTCCCCGGACGCGTCACGGACGTGAGGATCGTCGCGTCCCGGGACGGCAGGCCCGCGGTCCGCTCGTTCCGCATCGACGGGTCGAACGCCGACTGGGACATGATCTCCCGCGACTGGCTGAAGGGGGCCGCGCCCGGCGCGTTCGGCGACTGGATGAACACGGAGAACATACTGGTGACCGCGGATCCGGGCGGCGGGCACGGCTGGGTGAGCGTGGACGCGGACTGGGACTCCTATGAATGGGACGTGGAGACGATGCGGCCGCTCATGTCCGACACGCTGACCCGCCGCCATGACGATCCGGTCCGCTACATGCGGCTGATCGGCGAGGACAAACGGTTGAAATCGATCATGTCGGGCGGCCTGGAACCCGTGAAACTGCCCGCCCCCGAAACGATCTTCCACGACAACACGGAAATCATCGCCGATCCGGCCGGCTGGCGGATCACATCGTACGCGATGGCGATAGGCCGCGCGTACACGGCCGCCGACTACATGCGTTCGAACCTGCGCGGCGCGTTCTCGGAAAGCCCGATCGCGGACTTCCTGCCCTGGCTGGAAGGAGACCGGCCCCGCTCCCGGCTCCTCCAGTTCGTGCACGCGCCCAACACGGACGACAACCGGGGGATGCCGGACACGCTGCGCGCCCTGACCGGCGATTCGAGGGCGCGCAGCCTCCTGGCGCGCGTCATCGTGTCGCACGCGTGCGCGCTCGCCCTGAAGACGCCGCCCACGGTCGGGGCCGCAAGCCAGTTGGGCGTGGGCGCGAACAGCGCATGGCGTATCCCGATCCGCCTGGAGGGCGGGCTGACCGCGTCGGATCTGCGTCGCGTGCAGGAACGTCTGAAAAGCGCGATGGGTGCGGACGAGACGCTGTGGGAGTGGCGCGACCAGGGGCATGCGATCCTGTGGGCGGGCGGCGTGCCGAGCATGGACGCGCGCGACTGGCGTTCCCGCCGGGACATGGACCGGATGATCAGGCTGCGCCTGGACGAGGCGTGGGCCGCGTCCAAGGCGACGGGCGCGGACGGGCGTCCCGTGACCACGCTGCGCGTCGAGGACGGGGGCGGCCGGCTCGTCAAGGCGTCGTTCGCCCTGCCGGCCGGCCTGGGCGTGGAGGGCGCGATGGGCCGTCTGGACGCGTTCCGCGCGACCGGCGGGTTCATGTACGCGCGCCGCGTCAGGGGAGATGCGCCGCTCACGCTCCTCCTGTCACGCATGGATCCGCTGCCGGAACGGGTCATGGCGGACTGGCGGCTCATGGGCGCGGACCCGGATTCGACGGGCCTGCCGTTCGCGGTCGGCGACGACGGGCGCACGGTCCTGTTCGACCCTCATGACACGGCGCATCTGCTGATCACCGGGCAGACGATGAGCGGCAAGACGAGCGCGGCCGTCACCCTGGTGAACGCCGCCCTGTTGCACGGCTGGCAGGCGTTCGTCGGCGATCCGGTGAAGTCGGGCAACGATTTCGCGCCCGTGAAAGGCAAACTGTCCGGGTTCGCGACCGGGTTGGACGAGTGCGCGGCCATGCTCGACTGGATCGACCGTGAGGGGCGGCGCCGGCTCGCATTGCAGAAGGAGCATGGGGCGGAGAACATCGACATGCTGCCGGCCGGCATCCGCCCGCCGCGCATCATCGTGTTCCTGGACGAGTTCGTGAGCCTCCTGGAACTGTCGAAGGGCGTGAAACGGAATCCGACGGGCGACCCGGATGTGGACAACATGATCATGATGGACGCGTGGCGCGACCGGCTGAAACGCCGGATCGGCGCGTCGGTGAGCCATATCCTCACCCAGCATCGCTCCCAGGGGATCACGATGATCCTGGGCTCGCAGATGATGAAGGCGGAGAGCATGGACGCTTTGCCGGACGCGGGGCTGGCGAAGAGCCAGATGGGCCGCCTGTTCGTCGGCGCGGGCGACGTGAGGGGGAACGTGAGCGCGCGGAACGAGAGGGAGGGGGGGCCGGCTGATCCGTCAGGCCATGGATTCGGGCGGCATGCCGAAAGGCAGGGGCGTGTACGAGCGCATGGGGCGCGGCCTGCAGATGGTGCAATGCTGGTGGTGCGGTCCGAACGCGGACGTGCGGGCCCGCATGGCGGGCGTGCCGGACGCGACGCCGGTCGACTGGTCGGATCTGCTGCCGGCCAAACCGAAGCAGGTGGGCGTCGTCGACCAATCGTCGGACGCGGACGGGGATACGACGGTGAACGTCGCCGCGGACCCGGACGACGATGA